From the genome of Nicotiana sylvestris chromosome 1, ASM39365v2, whole genome shotgun sequence:
ATTTTCGGTCTCTAGCAAACTGCAGATGTATTGCGGTACTATTGCAAGTACAGTGCACCAGCTTTAATAGTTGTAGAGTTAATTTGTGCGACGACTTGGGGACCTGATCCTAACTTTCGCTGTGTAGTTCCCTTGTCTGTCTTTTTTGAGTATAAAGCGAGACAACAAGGTATGTTTCAGTGAGCACAAGGAACCTGATTGTATCAGGTTCCTATCTGGTTCTTTCATGAAGTTTGACAAATCATCAACATCAGACTCGCATAATGTATCACTAAACGAATCTCATTGCCGAATATATAggttttaatttaaaatattgtATGATCTCATCATTAAATATTTAGGTTATTAAAGTATTTGCTTTGATGTTCAAATCATCTACTAGCGTGTGGTAACTTGTTATCGATATTGTTGGCCTaaatattacaacaacaacaacaacaacaacaacatacctagtattatcccacaccgtggagtttggggagggtagtgtatatgcagaccttacccctaccttgtaagaatagagaggttgtttccagtaGATCCTCAGCTTGGCCTaaatattataatattttattatttgacAATTCATGTTAATTGAATAATTAATCATGagtcatcccccccccccccccgcaaataaaaaaaacaaaaaaacaaaaaaattacaCGCTATTCTAGTTCCCTAATATTGAAATTACTACTTGGTTTTTTGGTCATCCATCTTTTTAGCATTTTCAAATGGCACATTCCTGacatttctcttctttttttctatcTCTTTGGGTTGGGGGTGGCAAATGATGGTACACTAAGTTACCTTATTTATcgttaaaaatagcacggtataatcAGTTTTCgaattggtcattcaaaaatagtcagcgtttgcgaaatcaatgaaaaataaccactattttgctgcaacagagaccggtccagcataatatactagagttcagtgcacatgtgtatgaactccagcatattatgctggaccggtatactttgctgactccagtataatatactggagactagagcaccggtgctccaaactccagtatattatactggacaattatacttgctggaactccagtatattatgctggagttctagtgtacttatgctggaactccatcatattatgctggagttccagtataatatgctggagttcaagcatacttatgctgggactccagtataatatactggcgtattttccgggtttgaacagtgttttcgcttagatttatctttacatgaaaagcaactaaatttttattacttttaaaattgagctatttttgaacgatcaGTTGTAActctgactattttttaatttcttcctTATTTATCGCGGGACATGTAATATTAATCAAATAATCACATAGCTTTAGTGTTACTTGCAAGAGTAAACAAAATCACATAGTTTAATGTGAAACTTTTCGACATATTCAATAAAACCTCAAAGTGAACGCTAGAATCggctgcaaaaaaaaaaaaaattatttttatattcaaTTCACTTTTATAAATCAATATAAAAGACCAAGAAACAAATCAAACAACTCTTTCTTCAATCTGCTCAAGACAAAGAACACCATGTAACACATCTTTACAAAGTCCATTAAGAAAAGGACAAGACAACAAAATCAATACATATTACACACACATTAAAACTTAAAGATGCGTAAAATGAGAGGGAAAGAAAAAATAATAGGTTCTTCTGTATAAACAAATTGGGAATCTTTTCAAACTCTTCCTCTGCTTAAAGGTCTCGAGTAGCAACATCTCCAATTCCAGCATGAATTGCACCAGTGCAGAACATTTGTGTCCCGCTCAATATTATCAATATTACCTCCAAGGTCCTCTGCAAAAATTGcaattaaaaattataattttatattgCTACTATATTTCCAATTCACCATCAAAGTTGAATCCATAATGTAGAATCAATAGGTACAAAATAGATTTGATTTATTATTTATATGTTTTAAGTTCTTTTGGTGTATTGGAAATAGCCTCTATTCCTTCGTAAGGTAGGAATAAGATCTgcatacacattaccctccccagaccccacgcgTGAGATTGCACTGGGTTTTTGTTGGTGGTGGTGatggtgtgtatatatatattgttggtCAGTGTGTGGTCGCACTTGCTACTAAAATGTTGAATCTGCCTCTGTTTTTTCTGACTCAATATGCGGAAACTTACCAAGTTTGAGTCAGTCCACCCCATATCAATCTCCTTACAAGCCAACCTGCagccacacacacacaaaaaaaaaagaaaaggaaaaaagatcaACACCCTCAAAAGTGGCAGACTACAacatttccttttctcttttcttactATGAAATACTTATACCATATATGATTATCAAAAAATTATAAATGTAACGCGCACCACAAACATATAAACTTTAGTGGTAGTATTATTTACCCCATGGCGAGTAATGTGAGTAACCAAGTAGTGAGAGAAGAGAAAGCAGCTGCATGTAAATTGGGAGCATTCCATTGTATCACATTCTGAATTCCAGTAAGTGAGGTAATGAAGCCCACCACTCCAGCAATAAGTGAAAATATGATGAGAAAACCAGTTGCCATGtttccaaaaggaaagaataTAGGAAAGATCTTAGCTGGAATTGGCAGAGTTGATGCTGCAAATATTTTTTGTGACACGttaaaatcaagaaaaaaatatttattaaataTGTTGGAACTAATGGAGGACAACTTTTGCCTTGACaggaaagaaaaagagatggaCGATACGAATTACCTGTTTCTTTGGATCTTACTATGGCATGATTAACAGCCCAAGAAGCAATTATAATAACAATGAAGTAAAGCAAGACATTAAGTATCAAAAGCATAAATGCTGCTGATTTTCCTGCCCCTGAAGCCATGGCCTGACAAGTTTAGCTTTGACAGAAGCAAAGAAgggaaattttattgaatcacTCACTTTTGTGATTTCAAATACAGAATGCATATTTATATAGCCATGATTGTTCCATTCTTTATCTTAATAACGGTGACCGGTTGTTGCtttgttccttttttttctttaaaaaattgtcTTAAAGCCAAAGAAATGACGAGAATATCTTGAACTAATTTTCAGTTGCATCCTAGTAGAGGAAAGGAATCACTTTGGCTTCACACAGATGTAAAAGGTACTTTATTATATTCTCAAGAAAATACAAACTTGTAAATGCAGTTATGCATCTTTTTCTCAACTGGACTCTTCATTTACTTTGCACACCTGTAAAATGAGCATGAACTAGATATGACCATATGATGAAAACATGCAAACAATTCCTAGTTCAACATAAACATGCATTTAGAAAACACAAAGTTCTGGAAAATGGCCTGCTGGACACAGATATCCGAGCGATGTAACATATTTAAATCCAGATAAAGGAGGAGAGTTGTGATAGATAGATGACCAACATTGCAATAATCTACTATGATGAATTCTCATAAGAGCCATAACAGATACAGAGGATATTAGATAATTCAGATAACTGATTGAACTAGTCTGTAACTGAAATGTACATGATTGATTAATTAGAACAAGGTTTCCTAATTCTGCCCTCCAGTTATAGATAGACCAAGGGAAAAGAGTGTCCGTTGTTTATGACTACTATAAATATGTTCAACTATCTGATTATTGTGTTCAAAGGTCAATTTCGCGAGATCAGAATGGCAGAAGTAATCGATTCATCTGGAGAAAAGAAAGATAAATATGTTCAAAGTAGTCCAACAATTACAGTCTCATTGTCTTAAGGAACCTCTTTTATAGGAATAACTGATAAATTGTGGTTCCTTTACAAGATTTTCCCTAAAAGGGAATCTAAACAAGGTACAAGTTTCTTCACTTAGCAGATCATGAACTCTAAGAAGATTATTATGGATCAATCTGCCCTTAAATAATCTAAACATTCAATGCGAGCTTTTGAGCAGCAAGAGCTTCAGCCTCAAGGGTTGGCTCCCACAGAATAGTAGTTTCGGCAAGTAATCCAGTCACAACATAGGGGTCCATGTTTGAAGCTGGACGGCGGTCTTCCAAATAACCTGCATCCACCAATCCCATaaacaaaaaagagaaacaaCCAGCATCAGAAAGACCATCAATACCAGCCTAAGTAAGCGTATAGCTAAATAGTTTACAGTTGATTAAAAGGCACTAAGAAACATGGATACATGGCTCGGGCATAACTGTTCAGAATAGAGTAAAtcatcttttttttattttcagatCCAGTATTTTACCTTTCTTTGTATGATAGATGTATGTTGATAAAAGTGGTCCACAAAAATAATCTAATTTTCCATTCTTCGCACAGAAAACAAAAGGAATATATTAATGTTACTCCTCTAATAAAGCAGAAACTTACCTTTGCCTTGCTTCTCAGTGTCACGCCCCACACGGATTGAGGCACCACGGTTAGCAACTCCCTGCAAATTTAGAAAATCACACAGGAATGAGGACAATTGGTACAGCCTATTTATGTCTAAGTGAAGGAAAGATCAGCAGCTTGAAGGAAAGACCAGCAGCAGGCATACCCATGAAAATTTGTCAATGCTTGCAGTTTCATGCTTTCCAGTCAACCTTCTCTCATTTCCTTCTCCATAAGCACTTATATGCTCCTTGTGGCGAAGGGAGAGATTCAGAATTGCTTTCTTTATTACTTCAAATCCTCCCTCTTCTCTCATACTTAGTGTACTGCAAACGACCAACCATGAATACTTATTAAGTGAATCTTTCAAAGGAGCTTTACTATGAAAACCTATGAAAACCTAAGTTGCTCGGATCCTTCATGATCTAAATCTTAAGATTCGGGGTTACGGATACCGGTGTGGATACGTCTGTGGAGATTcagctaaaaataattcaaatatctAAAAATAGAGTTATAAAAATGTCTAAATTATGAgacattatgtgaaaaatttacaAGGTATTTCGAGAAGGATAAAGGATTGATCAAGAGGAGAATCAAGAAGGAGATAAAAGGAAAAGGACTGAGATAGAAATTTGTATATATAAGGTAActtatttttcttcagtttcacCTTAGCTTTTGTTTTGACTTCAGAAATCATTGGATCTGTCCTGAATTTCTCTATCGATTTTGGTCAGAGTACCCAAAATCGGTTGACCAGATCCGGAATGGATTCCACACCCACACCCACACCCACGTCGTGTCGACACGGGTGCTGCACCAGAAGTGAAGAATCCGAGCAACTTAGATGAAAACCATACATTGATTTTCAGAAGAAGTTGCTAAATTGGAAAAATGAAAAGCGAGGAGGGGGGATTGTTAAACAGAAAACAGGAACTTGTGGAAAGAAAAATCATGAAATAAAATGATGAGTGTCGTAAAAGTCACTTGGGACTAATTTGTAGCTGTAGCGACTAACTACATGTTGAGAAAGTGACTTATGTCAttcccatttcagtatttaaAAGATTCATATCCCAGATTTTATTTTTAAGATTGCCAGTTTCTCTCTTGAAAAAAGGAACTACCTGTAGTTAGTGTGGCATCCGGCACCATTCCAGTCGCCCTGTAAATACCATAACCAGAAAAGAACAAATGGAGTTTCATAACTAAacttaatttgaaaaaaagaaaagatttaTCAAAAATTTTAGATCACCTCAATTGGTTTTGGATCAAGTGAGAGAACAACTCCTGCTTGTTCAGTAATTCTCTGTTAGATCAAGGAACAAAAAACAGAATGAGTAAATCTGATTTTTCAGTCCAGTTAATAACGGTAGGAGACAAACCATTGCAACAGTCAAAGGAAGAAAATTACCTCAAGGATGTATCTGGCGCACCAGATGTGATCTCCAGCTTCAATTCCCACACTAGGACCTACTTGAAATTCCCACTGCCACAAAAACATTAAAGTTAATTCTCCAATTAGAGGCCTATAACTGACAGTGATGTTATTGTGATAGACAAAAG
Proteins encoded in this window:
- the LOC104223805 gene encoding membrane protein PM19L; this encodes MASGAGKSAAFMLLILNVLLYFIVIIIASWAVNHAIVRSKETASTLPIPAKIFPIFFPFGNMATGFLIIFSLIAGVVGFITSLTGIQNVIQWNAPNLHAAAFSSLTTWLLTLLAMGLACKEIDMGWTDSNLRTLEVILIILSGTQMFCTGAIHAGIGDVATRDL